A DNA window from Sediminitomix flava contains the following coding sequences:
- a CDS encoding metal-dependent hydrolase, protein MKIKYLGHSTIEVSLEGCNIIIDPFISPNPKANHINVSDLKPDYIFLTHGHEDHVADAELLSKNNNAPIVSNFEVNNWFTAKGCENGVGMNIGGTFKTEFFSLKMVEAKHSSSMPDGSYGGNPAGFILQTEKSNIYIAGDTALFSDMKLIGEECDLDLAILPIGDLFTMGIRDASKSAEMINCSKVLGVHYDTFPVIEIDHKQAIETFKEENQTLLLLPLGDTIEL, encoded by the coding sequence ATGAAGATAAAATATTTAGGCCACTCAACTATAGAAGTATCATTAGAGGGCTGTAACATAATTATTGATCCATTCATATCTCCCAATCCTAAAGCCAATCATATTAACGTTTCTGATTTAAAACCTGATTATATTTTCCTTACTCATGGGCATGAAGACCATGTTGCAGATGCAGAATTACTCTCAAAAAATAATAATGCTCCTATCGTCAGTAATTTTGAAGTAAATAATTGGTTTACTGCAAAAGGTTGCGAAAATGGAGTAGGGATGAATATTGGTGGTACCTTTAAAACGGAATTCTTTTCACTTAAAATGGTAGAGGCAAAACATTCTAGTAGCATGCCTGATGGTAGCTATGGAGGAAATCCTGCCGGTTTTATTCTTCAAACTGAAAAATCCAATATTTATATAGCCGGTGATACTGCTCTCTTCTCAGATATGAAACTAATTGGAGAAGAGTGTGACTTAGATTTGGCAATTCTCCCGATTGGGGATCTCTTTACTATGGGAATACGAGATGCATCTAAAAGTGCAGAAATGATTAATTGTTCTAAAGTTCTTGGAGTACACTATGATACTTTCCCTGTCATTGAGATAGATCATAAGCAAGCTATTGAGACTTTTAAAGAAGAAAATCAAACACTTTTGCTATTACCACTTGGTGATACAATCGAGCTATAA
- a CDS encoding NAD kinase — protein sequence MQIALHSRKLEKGRLFFTKTVIDHLLSKNFQVFVSEEFYSSFCDRLENTPDLPTFSSYEDLPKVDFFLSVGGDGTLLDSITYIRDSNIPIIGINAGRLGFLASIPQDLAANALDAIFAGKYNLEERMLIQVESDQEIFSGENVGLNEFSLFKRDTSSMIVIHSFLDGKYLNTYWSDGLVIATPTGSTGYSLSIGGPVVIPTLQNFIIAPISPHNLNVRPLIIPCTSELSFKVESRSKNFMVSMDSRSQIVDSSIKLTVKKCPYSIQLVHTKDDDFLNTLRVKLNWGLDIRNYPNKF from the coding sequence ATGCAAATTGCATTACACAGTAGAAAGTTAGAGAAGGGAAGATTATTTTTTACAAAGACGGTTATAGACCATCTACTGTCAAAAAATTTTCAAGTATTTGTATCAGAAGAATTTTATTCATCATTTTGTGACCGTTTGGAAAATACTCCGGACTTACCAACGTTTAGTAGTTATGAGGATTTACCTAAAGTAGATTTTTTCCTTAGTGTAGGTGGTGATGGTACTCTTTTAGACTCTATCACATACATTCGAGATTCTAATATTCCGATTATAGGTATAAATGCAGGAAGACTTGGTTTTTTAGCTTCGATACCTCAAGATTTAGCGGCAAATGCTCTTGATGCAATTTTTGCAGGTAAATATAATTTGGAAGAAAGAATGTTGATTCAAGTTGAATCTGATCAAGAGATATTTTCAGGAGAAAATGTTGGACTAAACGAATTCTCCCTATTTAAAAGAGATACATCTTCTATGATTGTTATCCATTCCTTTTTAGATGGAAAATATCTTAATACATATTGGTCTGATGGCTTGGTAATTGCGACACCTACAGGGTCAACTGGATATTCGTTGAGTATTGGCGGACCTGTGGTCATTCCTACTTTACAAAATTTCATAATTGCCCCTATTAGTCCACACAATTTAAATGTTAGACCACTAATCATTCCGTGTACAAGTGAACTTTCATTTAAAGTGGAGAGTAGAAGCAAGAATTTTATGGTTTCTATGGATTCTCGTTCTCAAATTGTTGACTCGAGTATAAAACTAACTGTTAAGAAATGTCCATATTCAATTCAGCTAGTTCATACTAAAGATGATGACTTTTTGAACACTTTGCGCGTAAAACTTAACTGGGGGTTAGATATCAGGAACTATCCTAATAAGTTTTAA
- a CDS encoding DUF6089 family protein, protein MRTLLKSCLVLALALLTVESVDAQKRYLGFTKKKQYWSFGAGLNTMHYWGDVAPNDSKFSTDFKKTKPNFSVFATKRLTPSVSVKAMYSVGAIGGDDANANDIGRSLRRNLHFRNIINEVSMVGIVDLFKNQGVYFRRPKIPIPYIGTGIVFYHHNPQTELVRGSGEWVNLQPMQTEGVEYSRFGIGIPLVVGVRYKLTNSIDISAEFNARILFTDYLDDISTEYAAIEDMNPAQAPAGTSPQDFAYKGDAYENYNDSLVGQKRGDPNQNDFYAIFGVQLSYILPGSIKTPKFR, encoded by the coding sequence ATGAGAACTCTTCTGAAAAGCTGTTTGGTACTTGCTTTGGCGCTTCTGACGGTAGAATCAGTAGATGCCCAAAAACGATATCTAGGCTTTACTAAGAAAAAGCAATATTGGAGTTTCGGGGCGGGTCTTAATACTATGCACTATTGGGGTGATGTTGCTCCAAATGACAGCAAGTTTTCTACTGACTTTAAGAAAACAAAACCAAACTTCTCTGTTTTTGCTACTAAGCGTCTTACTCCTAGTGTATCGGTCAAGGCAATGTATTCTGTTGGAGCCATAGGTGGAGATGATGCAAATGCCAATGATATTGGACGTAGCCTAAGAAGGAACCTTCACTTTAGAAACATTATTAATGAAGTTTCTATGGTAGGTATTGTTGATTTATTCAAAAATCAAGGGGTTTACTTTAGACGTCCGAAAATTCCAATTCCATACATAGGTACAGGTATTGTATTCTATCACCACAACCCTCAAACAGAGTTAGTAAGAGGAAGTGGAGAATGGGTAAATCTTCAGCCAATGCAAACAGAAGGTGTCGAATACAGTAGATTTGGAATAGGTATTCCTCTAGTTGTAGGTGTAAGATACAAACTGACTAACTCTATTGATATCTCTGCTGAGTTTAATGCAAGAATTCTATTCACAGATTACTTAGATGATATTAGTACAGAGTATGCTGCAATTGAAGATATGAACCCTGCTCAAGCACCAGCGGGAACAAGCCCTCAAGATTTTGCCTATAAAGGTGATGCTTATGAAAACTATAACGATTCATTGGTAGGTCAAAAAAGAGGTGATCCAAACCAAAATGATTTCTACGCTATCTTTGGGGTTCAATTAAGCTACATTCTTCCAGGCTCAATCAAAACACCAAAGTTCAGATAA
- a CDS encoding DUF7255 family protein yields MNTLTIREYNFKELILDNFKQTHPQKIFKWADFEESKFKEEIFNTYHKLTGQKNNPNIKLSPWLIEIEDVVIVLDEILHFNRYRGITLRSEIYNNLPSFPLSQYTRYCNQKENECLKPGGSLNNWSNQFAEIQFGPSSQRVGDFKGLGSSAWKLRAFKDYLQDISSLMTKDYKVLRISVWDQIMNSGQLHSYNDLLLNPSEADKELIIKNIQRRIKTITS; encoded by the coding sequence ATGAATACTTTGACTATTAGAGAATATAATTTTAAAGAGTTAATCTTAGATAACTTCAAACAAACTCATCCTCAGAAGATCTTTAAATGGGCTGACTTTGAAGAAAGTAAATTTAAGGAAGAAATATTCAACACCTATCATAAACTTACAGGTCAAAAAAATAATCCTAATATTAAATTATCTCCTTGGCTCATCGAGATAGAAGATGTTGTAATTGTATTAGATGAAATACTTCACTTTAACCGATATCGTGGAATAACATTACGATCAGAGATCTATAATAATCTCCCAAGTTTTCCTCTTTCTCAGTACACTAGATATTGTAATCAAAAAGAAAACGAATGCTTAAAACCTGGAGGAAGCTTAAATAATTGGAGCAATCAATTTGCTGAAATTCAATTTGGCCCATCTAGTCAACGAGTTGGAGATTTTAAAGGTCTAGGTTCTTCAGCTTGGAAATTAAGAGCATTTAAAGATTACCTTCAAGATATTTCTTCTCTAATGACTAAAGATTATAAAGTATTGCGTATTAGTGTATGGGATCAAATCATGAACTCAGGACAACTGCACTCATACAATGATCTTTTATTAAATCCATCTGAAGCCGATAAGGAATTAATCATCAAAAACATTCAAAGAAGAATCAAGACTATAACTTCATAA
- a CDS encoding M28 family peptidase, which yields MKKYTSILFALAILAVSCKTNTKIVSQDKSSSFTQKSEKLLQKYQETITANDLKEHLYVIASDEMEGRDTGSEGQKKAASYIVDKLKKMNLEGPVKTGDPYQQEIPFIQRSTKSVTFSRGNKNATLYNDFYAWGHFNYKADSVELVYVGNGLPETLSQFDLKGKAIIFNSKLPKNFEGDKKWENPINRVKNASENGVVFSMVIRPTDKEFKKELKLYRSYLERPQLVYEQEVKSASNSGIYVTGPTLATMLFDGKLPQENGNSTKVLFEAIANQDKLESSNILGYLEGSDKKDELVVITSHYDHVGIINGKIHNGADDDGSGTVSLLEIAEAFTEASKDGFKPRRSILFMSVTGEERGLLGSKYYTDFDPIFSLDQTVTNINIDMVGRFDEKHKDANEYIYVIGSDMLSSELHTVQEDANERFGNGLVLDYTYNKKDSPERYYYRSDHYNFAKNNIPVIFYFSGVHEDYHQPTDTPDKIEYELMAKRAQMIFATAWKIVNRDTKVKVDKVDTEKSK from the coding sequence ATGAAAAAATATACTTCTATACTTTTTGCACTAGCTATTTTAGCAGTAAGCTGTAAAACAAACACAAAAATTGTTTCACAAGATAAATCATCTTCTTTTACTCAAAAAAGTGAAAAACTTCTCCAAAAATATCAAGAGACGATAACTGCAAATGACCTCAAAGAACATTTGTATGTAATTGCATCAGATGAAATGGAAGGGCGTGACACGGGATCTGAAGGACAAAAGAAAGCCGCTAGCTATATTGTTGATAAGTTAAAAAAAATGAATTTGGAAGGTCCTGTGAAAACTGGTGATCCTTATCAACAAGAAATCCCATTCATTCAAAGAAGTACTAAAAGTGTCACATTCTCTAGAGGAAATAAAAATGCAACTTTATATAATGATTTTTATGCATGGGGTCACTTCAATTATAAAGCTGATTCAGTTGAACTAGTTTATGTGGGGAATGGTCTTCCAGAAACATTGTCACAATTTGACCTAAAAGGAAAGGCTATCATCTTTAACTCAAAACTACCTAAAAACTTTGAGGGTGATAAAAAATGGGAGAATCCAATCAATCGAGTAAAGAATGCTAGTGAAAATGGTGTTGTTTTCTCTATGGTTATAAGACCTACAGATAAAGAGTTTAAAAAAGAACTGAAACTGTATAGATCGTATTTGGAAAGGCCTCAACTCGTTTATGAACAAGAAGTAAAGTCGGCTAGTAATTCTGGTATTTATGTAACAGGTCCAACTTTAGCAACAATGCTTTTTGATGGTAAACTACCTCAAGAAAATGGAAATAGTACTAAAGTGTTATTCGAAGCTATAGCTAATCAAGATAAACTAGAGTCTTCAAATATTCTAGGGTATTTAGAAGGTTCTGATAAGAAAGATGAACTGGTAGTCATTACTTCTCATTACGACCATGTAGGTATTATTAACGGCAAAATTCACAATGGTGCCGATGATGATGGATCGGGTACTGTTTCTTTATTAGAAATAGCTGAAGCATTTACGGAAGCTAGCAAAGATGGTTTTAAACCAAGAAGAAGCATCTTGTTTATGTCAGTTACTGGGGAAGAGAGAGGGTTACTAGGATCAAAATATTACACTGATTTCGATCCAATCTTCTCATTAGATCAAACTGTTACAAATATCAACATTGATATGGTTGGACGATTTGATGAAAAACATAAAGATGCAAACGAGTACATCTATGTAATTGGATCAGATATGCTTTCATCAGAACTTCATACAGTTCAAGAGGATGCAAATGAAAGGTTTGGTAATGGACTTGTATTAGATTATACTTACAATAAAAAAGATAGCCCTGAACGCTATTATTATCGTTCTGATCATTACAATTTTGCTAAAAATAATATCCCCGTCATTTTTTATTTTTCGGGTGTACATGAAGATTATCATCAGCCAACAGACACTCCTGATAAAATTGAGTATGAGCTAATGGCTAAAAGAGCACAGATGATCTTTGCAACAGCTTGGAAAATCGTTAATAGAGATACAAAAGTAAAAGTTGATAAGGTTGATACTGAAAAGAGTAAATAA
- a CDS encoding S8 family serine peptidase, translating into MITRQTTFLIRKILLLSILSFVGVLQSFAQNQQTKKQRILKKLSIDFASAEQINYDKAVKYAEANGYPLTIERPDGNLYLQSITDENELVYIKSYNRASAATSGAAGINPGGSMGLGLTGEGLTVGVWEVGDPLLTHDELVGRAFKMDSPSSRRNANEQNHASHVTGTIIAGGVRSNAKGMAYKAKAHNYSSQNDLAEMANAAQNNLIISNHSYGSVRGWDGDQWFGNKNVSTQEDYLFGFYSSTSSNLDAVAYSAPNYLIVWAAGNDRTDAPSSSSTETDVTVRQDGPYDCIGPSGIAKNILTVGAVESVSEYTGPSSVIMSEFSSWGPADDGRIKPDLVGAGVEVFSSGSGASKSNPDDGVNESSSYYLTLSGTSMASPSVAGTLLLLQELYKDLNNGQQMRSSTLKALAIHSCREVGDSDGPDYKHGWGLINAEGASNVLLLEASDRGHQVIESELSNQGTYTLDVTSDGQNPIVVTLVWTDPAGAVPSASVDPSQKALVNDLDLRVKGSDDTVYYPWKLNPSTPSAAATNSDDNDTDNVEKIEIEVPSAGTYTIEITHKGNLVDNEQEFGLIVSTASVESTARTFYWVGLGENESWNDGGNWSLESGGDPANEIPTETDRVVFDDDNFILNSVSLEDDISISTLTFNNTDPFTLNTNEFSINVDGALLAYGPITYNGNLNLTSELIPQNNIIIESDADFSNADVALITSDASKGWKVKSDIFCRSLTISTGLLQLGEYTLETDELSLLSDAEISVDERGSLLLGTSLSADFDGFEFDGLISTKGDLTFDLPNSFIRTLDFSNLITVSSAITLDSLLSSEGGLSFTNPITLTINEHMELRGRENSKVSLSSNGGVSTLSSNADSRYCNDHLDISNIQIEGSTLFVTGDSSTIDSNSSGWTVDDCDNMLYANFDAFFACTNSLISLEDKSTGNPETWSWEVRQNNQVVATVNEQSPQLLFEGDGDIEVVLTITRGSESTSKTKTIELSPNTLTKPNIVVSGNILRVQAQPNADYLWVYNGMVVQESNLNYFVNENLLEGVYQVIVNNGSCRSVSEEFNLTYTSSDSKMNTPILAYPNPIKSSFVIENFTADSGEVSIYNLLGQVVDKLELDKNEIVEFSNIKWQKGFYILVWNTGETVFKQKLVKE; encoded by the coding sequence ATGATAACCCGACAAACGACCTTTCTCATAAGAAAAATACTACTCTTATCTATTTTAAGTTTTGTAGGAGTTTTACAATCTTTTGCCCAAAATCAGCAAACTAAGAAGCAGCGAATACTCAAAAAGCTTTCCATAGATTTTGCCTCAGCTGAACAAATCAATTACGACAAAGCTGTAAAGTATGCAGAAGCTAATGGTTACCCTCTAACGATAGAAAGGCCTGATGGTAATTTGTATTTACAAAGTATAACTGATGAAAATGAGTTAGTATACATTAAAAGTTATAACAGAGCATCGGCTGCAACATCTGGTGCCGCAGGTATAAATCCTGGGGGAAGCATGGGGTTGGGATTAACAGGAGAAGGATTGACGGTTGGCGTTTGGGAGGTTGGCGATCCACTTTTAACGCATGATGAATTGGTGGGTAGAGCATTTAAAATGGATAGTCCGAGTAGCAGAAGAAATGCAAATGAACAAAATCATGCAAGCCATGTAACAGGTACAATCATCGCGGGTGGGGTACGGTCCAATGCAAAAGGGATGGCTTATAAGGCAAAAGCTCATAATTATTCATCGCAGAATGATTTAGCTGAAATGGCTAATGCTGCTCAGAATAATCTTATAATTTCAAATCATTCTTATGGATCTGTAAGAGGCTGGGATGGCGATCAATGGTTCGGGAATAAAAATGTAAGTACACAAGAAGATTATCTTTTTGGTTTTTATTCTTCTACAAGTTCAAATTTAGATGCTGTAGCTTACTCAGCTCCAAATTATTTAATTGTTTGGGCTGCTGGTAATGATAGAACTGATGCTCCTTCTAGCTCTAGTACAGAAACAGATGTAACAGTAAGGCAAGATGGACCTTATGATTGTATTGGACCATCGGGTATTGCAAAAAATATCCTTACGGTAGGGGCTGTTGAAAGCGTATCAGAGTATACAGGGCCATCTAGTGTGATTATGAGTGAATTTAGTAGTTGGGGACCTGCAGATGATGGGCGTATAAAACCTGATTTGGTAGGAGCAGGAGTTGAAGTTTTTTCGAGTGGGTCAGGAGCTTCTAAAAGTAATCCTGATGATGGGGTTAATGAAAGTTCAAGTTATTATCTGACTTTGAGTGGTACTTCTATGGCTAGCCCAAGTGTGGCAGGGACTTTATTATTATTACAAGAATTATATAAAGATTTAAATAATGGTCAGCAGATGCGTAGTTCTACGCTTAAAGCTTTAGCCATTCATTCTTGTAGAGAGGTAGGAGATAGTGATGGCCCCGATTATAAACATGGATGGGGTTTGATAAATGCCGAAGGAGCTTCAAATGTATTACTTTTAGAAGCATCAGATAGAGGGCATCAAGTGATTGAGTCAGAGCTTAGTAATCAAGGTACGTATACTTTGGATGTTACATCTGATGGACAAAATCCTATTGTTGTCACTTTAGTTTGGACAGACCCTGCTGGTGCTGTACCTAGTGCCTCAGTTGATCCTAGTCAGAAAGCTTTGGTTAATGATCTAGACCTAAGGGTTAAAGGGAGTGATGATACTGTTTATTACCCTTGGAAATTAAACCCTTCAACTCCATCTGCCGCAGCAACAAATAGTGATGATAATGACACAGATAATGTAGAAAAAATTGAAATTGAAGTACCAAGCGCTGGAACTTATACAATTGAAATTACACATAAAGGTAATTTGGTAGACAATGAACAAGAATTTGGTCTTATCGTATCCACTGCATCAGTTGAAAGTACAGCTCGTACTTTTTATTGGGTAGGATTGGGTGAAAATGAAAGTTGGAATGATGGAGGAAATTGGTCTTTGGAGTCAGGAGGTGATCCCGCAAATGAAATCCCAACAGAAACAGATAGAGTCGTATTTGATGATGATAATTTTATTTTGAATTCAGTTTCCTTAGAAGACGATATTTCGATAAGTACACTAACTTTTAATAATACAGATCCATTTACACTAAATACAAATGAGTTTAGTATAAACGTAGATGGAGCTTTACTTGCATATGGTCCTATTACTTATAATGGGAATTTAAATTTAACATCAGAACTTATCCCTCAGAATAATATAATTATAGAATCTGATGCTGATTTTTCTAATGCAGATGTTGCTTTAATAACTTCAGATGCTTCAAAAGGGTGGAAAGTAAAATCAGACATTTTTTGTAGAAGCTTAACTATCTCCACTGGATTATTACAACTAGGGGAATATACCTTAGAAACAGATGAGTTAAGTCTATTATCTGATGCAGAAATTTCAGTTGATGAAAGAGGTAGCTTATTATTAGGGACGTCTCTCTCAGCTGATTTTGATGGATTTGAATTTGATGGACTTATATCAACGAAGGGGGATTTAACATTCGATCTTCCCAATTCATTCATTAGAACTTTGGACTTTAGTAACTTAATTACGGTTTCATCTGCAATAACTTTAGATTCTTTATTATCTAGTGAAGGAGGCTTAAGTTTTACAAACCCTATAACATTGACAATTAATGAGCATATGGAGTTGAGAGGTCGTGAAAATTCAAAAGTTTCATTGAGTTCTAATGGAGGAGTTTCTACTTTAAGTTCTAATGCAGACAGTAGATATTGTAATGATCATCTAGATATAAGTAATATTCAAATTGAAGGAAGTACTTTGTTTGTAACTGGAGATAGTTCAACAATTGATAGTAATTCTTCTGGATGGACTGTTGATGATTGTGATAATATGCTTTATGCAAACTTTGATGCTTTTTTTGCTTGTACAAATTCTCTGATATCTTTAGAGGATAAAAGTACAGGGAATCCAGAGACTTGGTCTTGGGAAGTAAGACAAAATAATCAAGTTGTAGCAACGGTAAATGAGCAATCACCTCAGTTATTATTTGAAGGAGATGGCGATATTGAGGTCGTTTTAACAATAACTAGAGGAAGTGAAAGTACAAGTAAAACCAAAACCATAGAACTTTCTCCAAATACTCTAACTAAGCCTAATATAGTGGTTTCTGGAAATATTTTGAGAGTTCAGGCACAACCCAATGCCGATTATCTTTGGGTATATAATGGAATGGTAGTACAAGAATCGAATTTGAATTATTTTGTGAATGAGAATTTACTTGAGGGAGTATATCAAGTAATTGTAAATAATGGTAGCTGCCGTTCAGTTTCAGAAGAGTTTAATTTAACCTATACTTCTTCTGATAGTAAAATGAATACTCCAATTTTAGCCTATCCAAACCCAATTAAAAGTTCTTTTGTAATTGAGAATTTTACAGCTGATTCAGGTGAAGTTTCAATTTATAATCTACTCGGTCAAGTAGTTGATAAATTAGAATTAGATAAAAATGAAATTGTTGAATTCTCTAATATAAAGTGGCAAAAAGGCTTTTATATATTAGTCTGGAATACTGGCGAAACAGTTTTCAAACAAAAGCTTGTAAAAGAGTAG